A part of Carassius carassius chromosome 4, fCarCar2.1, whole genome shotgun sequence genomic DNA contains:
- the LOC132139843 gene encoding globoside alpha-1,3-N-acetylgalactosaminyltransferase 1-like, with protein sequence MRLRQSVHFFLLGMFVGLSLSGLIYWGFKSIWFGNLLTGHLGRTDVASVTPWLAPIVWEGTFDATLIDPLCKQQNITIATTLFALGKYTRFLKDFLESAEEHYFVGFRVHYYLFTDQPEEVPNVKLGQDRYLTVKKVPSLNRWQDISMGRMEILEKLIENELANRADYIFCLDVDTKFYGRWGVETLGRLVGVIHPWFFNVPRFIFTYEHRRESQAYIPAGEGDYYYTAAAFGGSLKDVHKLTKTCREQMNIDAANSIEAIWHEESHLNKYFFYNKPSKLLSPEYLWRDISMSAGQVKIIRFSHVAKNNAEVRPNL encoded by the exons GCTCATTTACTGGGGATTCAAGTCCATTTGGTTTGG AAATCTTCTAACAGGTCACCTGGG tcgGACAGATGTTGCTTCTGTAACACCATGGTTAGCCCCGATTGTTTGGGAGGGAACCTTTGACGCCACACTGATTGACCCATTATGCAAACAACAAAACATCACCATAGCGACCACTCTCTTCGCTTTGGGaaa ATATACACGTTTTCTGAAAGATTTTCTGGAGTCAGCAGAGGAGCATTACTTTGTTGGATTTCGGGTGCATTACTACCTGTTTACAGATCAACCAGAGGAAGTTCCTAATGTGAAATTAGGTCAAGACCGTTATCTGACAGTAAAGAAGGTTCCAAGTTTGAACAGATGGCAGGACATTAGTATGGGCAGGATGGAAATACTTGAAAAACTAATAGAGAATGAACTGGCCAATAGGGCAGACTATATTTTCTGCCTTGATGTAGATACAAAGTTCTATGGCCGTTGGGGTGTGGAGACTTTGGGTCGTCTGGTAGGTGTGATACATCCTTGGTTCTTTAATGTTCCGAGGTTCATATTTACATATGAGCATAGACGAGAGTCTCAAGCATATATTCCAGCTGGGGAAGGTGATTATTATTATACTGCCGCTGCATTTGGTGGCTCATTGAAAGATGTGCATAAACTCACCAAAACCTGCCGGGAGCAGATGAACATTGATGCTGCAAACTCCATTGAGGCGATATGGCACGAGGAATCTCACTTGAACAAGTATTTCTTTTATAACAAACCCAGCAAACTACTTTCACCTGAATATCTGTGGCGGGACATTAGTATGAGTGCAGGCCAAGTGAAAATAATTCGCTTCTCTCATGTAGCTAAAAACAATGCTGAAGTTCGTCCAAACTTGTAG